The following are encoded in a window of Sinomonas cyclohexanicum genomic DNA:
- a CDS encoding sulfite exporter TauE/SafE family protein, whose amino-acid sequence MNPGYLWSLAALSGATFLGASTQRISGVGFALVASPFLVMILGPFNGVIVVNVFGTLTALLVFAQVFRQVEYRRVLAMMIPAVAAVIPGAWVAANVPSNVLSILIGTMVILALAASLTVREASFLQGRFGAAAAGLISGFMNVTAGVGGPAVTAYALATRWKHVAFATSIQLYFACVGLASLAAKHSLPALDAWQWLSCGAALVSGIVLGNLLGPRIPARVSRAAVIVLAFLGAIMLLLKGVIALT is encoded by the coding sequence GTGAACCCCGGCTATCTCTGGTCCCTCGCCGCGCTGTCAGGAGCGACCTTCCTCGGCGCCTCGACCCAGCGCATCAGCGGTGTCGGCTTCGCCCTCGTCGCCTCGCCCTTCCTCGTGATGATTCTGGGCCCCTTCAACGGAGTCATCGTGGTCAATGTCTTCGGCACCCTGACGGCCCTGCTCGTCTTCGCCCAGGTGTTCCGGCAGGTTGAGTACCGGCGTGTGCTGGCGATGATGATCCCCGCTGTCGCGGCCGTGATACCCGGTGCCTGGGTGGCCGCGAACGTCCCATCCAACGTCCTGTCCATCCTGATAGGGACAATGGTCATCCTCGCGCTGGCCGCGAGCCTGACCGTGCGCGAGGCCTCCTTCCTCCAAGGGAGGTTCGGGGCCGCTGCCGCAGGGCTCATCTCCGGATTCATGAACGTCACAGCAGGGGTGGGCGGCCCGGCCGTCACCGCCTATGCCCTTGCCACCCGCTGGAAGCACGTGGCCTTCGCAACCAGCATCCAGCTCTACTTCGCCTGCGTGGGCCTGGCCTCGCTCGCGGCCAAGCACTCGCTGCCAGCCCTGGACGCGTGGCAATGGCTCTCATGCGGTGCTGCGCTCGTCAGCGGCATCGTCCTCGGCAACCTCCTCGGACCGAGGATCCCGGCAAGGGTGAGCAGAGCCGCGGTGATCGTACTTGCGTTCCTCGGCGCCATCATGCTCCTCCTCAAGGGCGTCATTGCGCTCACCTGA
- a CDS encoding RNA-binding S4 domain-containing protein, giving the protein MPPSNAPASVPSAVRIDSWLWAVRAFKTRSAATAACRAGHIRLNGNPVKASQTVVPGDTIRVRQSGFERILEVHVLIVKRVGAEAASRCYTDHTPERPPVPFLGLPQRDRGSGRPTKKDRREMERLRGETRGD; this is encoded by the coding sequence ATGCCCCCTTCGAACGCACCCGCCTCCGTTCCCTCGGCAGTCCGGATTGACTCCTGGCTGTGGGCGGTGCGCGCCTTCAAGACCCGCTCGGCCGCGACGGCTGCATGCCGTGCTGGGCATATACGGCTCAACGGCAACCCGGTCAAGGCGTCCCAGACCGTCGTGCCGGGGGACACGATCCGCGTGCGGCAGTCCGGATTCGAGCGGATCCTCGAGGTCCACGTGCTGATCGTCAAGCGCGTGGGCGCGGAGGCGGCGTCCAGGTGCTACACCGACCACACGCCCGAGCGGCCGCCCGTACCGTTCCTCGGCCTCCCCCAGCGCGATAGGGGCTCCGGGCGGCCCACCAAGAAGGACCGCCGGGAGATGGAGCGGCTGCGCGGGGAGACCCGGGGCGACTGA
- a CDS encoding uracil-DNA glycosylase yields the protein MSASQAPISADPNFAPHIAPVNQHVEFLRKLRPGFEVPFVDPMHSVDEARIVSLFSNTGEASPRGYVWAGDDAAATRLLGLQYQLGLRPEWTMPWNAYPWFTPGEPNGKLTPEQLHAGLKPLIAFLKTVPRVSAIVAHGTEANRLAQMLLKTDNPLIWRRGLKVYKARSLHGRAFAGSKERQTEWLIDMGRAYADAMARAGLKSGR from the coding sequence ATCTCGGCGTCCCAGGCCCCGATCTCGGCCGATCCGAACTTTGCCCCGCACATCGCTCCGGTGAACCAGCACGTCGAGTTCCTGCGCAAGCTGCGCCCGGGCTTCGAGGTCCCGTTCGTGGATCCGATGCACTCGGTCGACGAGGCCCGGATCGTGAGCCTCTTCTCCAATACGGGCGAGGCGAGCCCGCGCGGCTACGTGTGGGCCGGCGACGATGCCGCCGCCACGCGCCTCCTCGGCCTCCAGTACCAGCTCGGCCTGCGCCCCGAGTGGACCATGCCGTGGAACGCATATCCCTGGTTCACGCCGGGCGAGCCCAATGGCAAGCTCACCCCCGAGCAGCTGCATGCCGGTCTCAAGCCGCTCATCGCGTTCTTGAAGACCGTGCCGCGCGTCTCCGCGATCGTGGCCCACGGCACCGAGGCGAACCGCCTCGCGCAGATGCTCCTCAAGACGGACAACCCGCTGATCTGGCGTCGCGGCCTCAAGGTCTACAAGGCCCGTTCGCTCCACGGCCGGGCGTTCGCCGGCTCGAAGGAGCGCCAGACCGAGTGGCTCATCGACATGGGCCGCGCCTACGCGGACGCGATGGCACGCGCGGGCCTCAAGAGCGGCCGGTAG
- a CDS encoding AGE family epimerase/isomerase, with product MTWLHNAAHTRWLEAETDRIFEFGRRSRVHTGFGWLDNNGNVVAEKPTQLWITARMTHVFALAGLMGRPGANTLVDHGINALRTAFHDDDHGGWFASVNDEGPVETAKSGYAHSFVLLAAASAVAAGRPGATELLEDALAIADGKFWDHDANMCFDSWDREFTQTEAYRGGNASMHSVEAYLIVTDVTGETRWLERALHIAEVLIHRFARNNSYRVFEHFDPDWNPLPEYNTDHRADRFRAYGSTPGHWTEWARLLLHVKAGLEARGMDAPSWLLDDARGLFDAACRDAWQPDGHPGFVYSVDWQGQPVVTSRIRWVPVEAIGGAAALYKATGDPAYAAWYERIWDHVREHFIDYENGSWWQELDENGSVSSSVWDGKADIYHLMHCLLVPRLPLTPGLAPALAANLLDADLRTAPAPVPAPALS from the coding sequence ATGACTTGGCTCCACAACGCCGCCCACACACGTTGGCTCGAGGCCGAAACCGACCGCATCTTCGAATTCGGCCGGCGTTCCCGGGTCCACACCGGCTTCGGATGGCTTGACAACAACGGCAACGTCGTGGCCGAGAAGCCCACACAGCTGTGGATCACGGCCCGGATGACCCATGTCTTCGCCCTCGCAGGGCTCATGGGGCGCCCCGGAGCCAATACACTCGTCGACCACGGGATCAACGCCCTGCGCACCGCCTTCCACGACGACGACCATGGCGGCTGGTTCGCGTCAGTCAATGACGAGGGGCCTGTTGAGACCGCCAAATCCGGCTACGCGCACTCCTTCGTGCTGCTCGCCGCAGCCAGCGCCGTCGCGGCCGGCCGGCCCGGCGCGACGGAACTCCTGGAGGACGCGCTCGCCATCGCCGACGGCAAGTTCTGGGACCACGATGCGAACATGTGCTTCGACTCCTGGGACCGCGAGTTCACCCAGACCGAGGCATACCGCGGCGGAAATGCCAGTATGCACTCGGTGGAGGCATACCTCATCGTCACCGACGTCACCGGCGAGACCCGATGGCTCGAACGCGCGCTGCACATCGCAGAAGTCCTCATCCACCGGTTCGCCCGCAACAACAGCTACCGCGTGTTCGAGCACTTCGACCCGGACTGGAACCCGCTGCCCGAGTACAACACCGACCACCGAGCAGACCGGTTCCGGGCCTACGGCAGCACCCCCGGCCACTGGACGGAATGGGCCCGTCTCCTCCTGCACGTGAAGGCCGGCCTGGAAGCACGAGGCATGGACGCGCCCTCATGGCTGCTCGACGACGCGCGCGGGCTCTTCGATGCCGCCTGCCGGGATGCCTGGCAGCCCGACGGCCACCCCGGATTCGTCTACTCCGTCGACTGGCAGGGCCAGCCGGTCGTGACCTCGCGGATCCGGTGGGTGCCCGTCGAGGCCATCGGCGGCGCAGCAGCGCTCTACAAGGCGACAGGCGACCCCGCCTATGCCGCGTGGTACGAGCGCATCTGGGACCACGTCCGCGAGCACTTCATTGACTATGAGAACGGCTCCTGGTGGCAGGAACTCGACGAGAACGGTTCCGTGTCCTCATCCGTCTGGGACGGCAAAGCGGACATCTATCACCTCATGCACTGCCTCCTCGTCCCGCGCCTTCCCCTCACACCAGGCCTGGCGCCGGCCCTGGCCGCCAACCTCCTCGACGCTGACCTCCGGACCGCTCCCGCCCCTGTCCCGGCCCCGGCCCTGTCCTGA
- a CDS encoding NAD-dependent succinate-semialdehyde dehydrogenase — translation MTEETTLINGQWRRLANRRPVRNPATGNTVGTVCWGDAALAAEAADAAAAAFGTWSKTPPRERADILFRAADLLLQRREAIAAILAAEAGKRLPEALGEISFSIEYLRWFAEEARRPLGTVIPSEDPARRHLTTRSAAGVVLTLTSWNFPCSLQARKLAPALAAGCTVVARVSERAPLAAAELVRALDDAGLPPGVLNLVHGPAREITETLLAHPAVRVVTFTGSTGVGRQIMATAAQRVVRPLLELGGDAPFIVFDDADLEAAVDAAVLAKTRNTGQSCVAANRFFVQEGIFEDFVTRLAARLDALSIGDGSAEPVPDLGPMIDQDSVAGVQRMVDQALGLGAKERTSWRDVPAQGSFLRPMLLTDVPEEAALAREEVFGPVAAAFPFKDEAELLSRANNTEMGLAAYVFAKDAGRCWRIAEALEAGIVGINDPLPSVAFAPMGGVKQSGLGREGASLGMEEFTEPKYLAWRP, via the coding sequence ATGACAGAAGAAACCACCCTCATCAACGGCCAGTGGCGCAGACTCGCCAATCGCAGGCCGGTCCGCAACCCCGCCACGGGGAACACCGTCGGAACGGTCTGCTGGGGTGACGCGGCCCTGGCCGCGGAAGCCGCCGATGCCGCCGCCGCGGCCTTCGGCACCTGGTCCAAGACGCCCCCTCGCGAGCGCGCGGACATCCTGTTCCGCGCCGCGGACCTCCTCCTGCAGCGGCGAGAGGCCATCGCGGCGATCCTCGCCGCAGAGGCCGGCAAGCGGCTCCCCGAGGCGTTGGGCGAGATCAGCTTCTCGATCGAATACCTCCGGTGGTTCGCCGAAGAGGCCCGCAGACCGCTCGGAACCGTGATCCCCAGCGAGGACCCTGCCCGGCGCCACCTCACCACCCGGAGCGCGGCCGGCGTCGTCCTGACCCTCACCTCGTGGAACTTCCCCTGCTCGCTGCAGGCTCGCAAGCTCGCCCCCGCACTGGCGGCCGGGTGCACGGTCGTCGCCCGCGTCTCGGAGCGCGCCCCGCTCGCAGCCGCAGAGCTCGTCCGGGCGCTGGACGACGCCGGCCTGCCCCCCGGCGTGCTCAACCTCGTCCACGGCCCCGCGCGGGAGATCACCGAAACGCTGCTGGCCCACCCCGCCGTGCGCGTCGTGACCTTCACCGGTTCCACCGGCGTGGGGCGGCAGATCATGGCGACGGCCGCGCAGCGCGTCGTCCGCCCCCTGCTCGAGCTCGGCGGGGACGCCCCGTTCATCGTCTTCGACGACGCGGATCTCGAAGCCGCCGTCGACGCCGCCGTCCTGGCCAAGACCCGCAACACCGGCCAGTCCTGCGTTGCAGCCAACCGATTCTTCGTCCAAGAGGGCATCTTCGAAGACTTCGTGACCCGGCTGGCGGCCAGGCTCGATGCCCTCTCCATCGGCGACGGCTCGGCCGAACCCGTGCCCGACCTAGGGCCCATGATCGACCAGGACAGCGTCGCCGGCGTCCAGCGCATGGTCGACCAAGCCCTCGGACTCGGCGCGAAGGAGCGAACTTCCTGGCGCGACGTCCCCGCGCAGGGCTCCTTCCTCCGGCCCATGCTGCTCACCGACGTCCCCGAAGAGGCCGCGCTGGCGCGCGAGGAGGTCTTCGGCCCCGTGGCCGCCGCCTTCCCCTTCAAGGACGAGGCCGAGCTCCTCTCGCGCGCGAACAACACGGAGATGGGCCTGGCCGCCTATGTGTTCGCGAAGGACGCGGGGCGCTGCTGGCGCATCGCCGAGGCCCTCGAGGCGGGCATCGTCGGAATCAACGACCCGCTCCCGTCGGTTGCCTTCGCACCGATGGGCGGGGTCAAGCAGTCGGGCCTGGGCCGGGAGGGCGCGAGCCTGGGAATGGAGGAATTCACCGAGCCCAAGTACCTCGCCTGGCGCCCCTGA